One Notolabrus celidotus isolate fNotCel1 chromosome 18, fNotCel1.pri, whole genome shotgun sequence DNA window includes the following coding sequences:
- the kctd2 gene encoding BTB/POZ domain-containing protein KCTD2, whose amino-acid sequence MAELHVVDPSGTSTLDQPEHREVRGSMRLASPTLLVPPRGSQLSPGGVSGSSGGGGGGRSVFGFPGKSNPSSPSEPVEKPGSRWVRLNVGGTYFITTKQTLCRDPKSFLFRLCQEDPDLDSDKDETGAYLIDRDPTYFGPILNYLRHGKLIMDKNLAEEGVLEEAEFYNIVSLVRLVKERIRDNENRTSQGPVKHVYRVLQCQEEELTQMVSTMSDGWKFEQLISIGSSYNYGNEDQAEFLCVVSRELNNSTNGIVIEPTEKAKILQERGSRM is encoded by the exons ATGGCTGAGCTGCATGTTGTGGACCCGAGCGGCACCTCCACCTTAGACCAGCCCGAGCACCGTGAGGTCCGCGGCTCTATGCGCCTGGCTTCGCCCACTCTCCTGGTCCCTCCTCGGGGCAGCCAGCTCAGCCCCGGCGGGGTGTCGGGGAGCAGCggcgggggaggagggggacgCTCGGTGTTCGGGTTCCCGGGGAAGAGCAACCCGAGCTCCCCGTCCGAGCCGGTGGAGAAGCCGGGCTCACGCTGGGTCCGTCTGAACGTCGGGGGGACCTACTTCATCACGACCAAGCAGACGCTGTGCAGGGACCCCAAGTCTTTCCTGTTCAGACTGTGCCAGGAGGACCCGGACCTGGACTCGGATAAA GATGAGACGGGAGCCTACCTGATCGACAGGGACCCCACATACTTCGGCCCCATCCTGAATTATCTCCGGCACGGAAAGCTGATCATGGATAAGAACCTGGCTGAGGAAG GTGTTCTCGAGGAAGCCGAGTTTTACAACATCGTGTCTCTGGTGAGGCTGGTTAAGGAGAGGATACGGGACAACGAGAACCGGACTTCCCAG GGCCCCGTGAAGCACGTGTATCGAGTATTGCAGTGCCAAGAGGAGGAACTCACACAGATGGTCTCCACCATGTCGGACGGGTGGAAGTTTGAGCAG CTTATAAGCATCGGCTCCTCTTATAACTACGGGAACGAGGACCAGGCGGAGTTTCTATGTGTGGTTTCCCGGGAACTCAACAACTCCACCAACGGCATCGTCATCGAGCCCACTGAGAAGGCCAAG ATCCTTCAGGAGCGAGGCTCGCGGATGTGA